The following coding sequences lie in one Sporichthyaceae bacterium genomic window:
- a CDS encoding YceI family protein gives MELSQGVRKLGPHNGAVRVRTGREGVAARVGHDLLIGFQQWSGSVEIGPGGQQDVSVEAAVEVASLTVLSGTGGVSELSAADRADITKSALKVLDAERHPTIEFRSTALRSGSWLLDGDLTVAGRTAPLTLRVVESTAGGYLATGRIRQSDLGIKPYKAMLGALRLADEVEIEVEVRLSDQ, from the coding sequence ATGGAGCTCTCGCAGGGCGTGCGCAAGTTGGGCCCGCACAACGGCGCGGTGCGTGTCCGCACTGGGCGTGAGGGCGTCGCCGCGCGCGTCGGGCACGATCTGTTGATCGGTTTCCAACAGTGGTCGGGGTCGGTGGAGATCGGGCCCGGCGGTCAGCAGGACGTGTCGGTCGAGGCTGCCGTGGAGGTCGCGTCGCTGACGGTGCTCTCCGGCACCGGCGGGGTGAGTGAGCTGTCCGCCGCCGACCGCGCCGACATCACCAAGAGCGCGCTGAAGGTGCTCGACGCCGAACGCCACCCGACGATCGAGTTCCGGTCCACGGCGCTGCGGTCCGGCTCCTGGTTGCTCGACGGCGACCTGACGGTGGCCGGCCGCACCGCCCCGCTGACGCTGCGGGTCGTCGAGTCCACCGCGGGCGGGTACCTCGCCACCGGGCGGATCCGGCAGAGCGATCTGGGCATCAAGCCGTACAAGGCGATGCTGGGCGCTCTGCGGCTGGCCGATGAGGTCGAGATCGAGGTCGAGGTGCGCCTGTCCGACCAGTGA
- a CDS encoding nickel-dependent hydrogenase large subunit: protein MTTISKHRASANQPGSDGLTEMAWDPITRIVGSLGIYTKIDFKQKTVAECYSTSSIFRGYSLFMKGKDPRDAHFITSRICGICGDNHATCSVYNQNMAYGVHPPALGEWIINLGEAAEYMFDHNIFQENLVGVDYCERMVRETNPGVLELANRTESPHAADHGYKFIGDIMRALNPLEGDFYREALQVSRYTREMFCLMEGRHVHPSTLYPGGVGTTPTIQLMTDYLTRLMRYIEFMKRVVPLHDDLFDFFYQALPGYEQVGLRRTQLVCWGALNDPRHCDFKYENMTNWGRKAFVSPGVVVDGKLITNDLVNINLGIRILLGSSYYQSWESEPMFVERDVLGNPVDRNHPWNQSTIPRPQKRDFDDKYSWVMSPRWFDGTDHLACDTGGGPIARLWATALGGLVDCGYVKSTGHSVVINLPKTMNKPEATFEWKIPQWSNALERNRARTYFQAYAAGCAMYFIEQALAEVRAGNTKTWNSFTVPDEAFSCGFTEAVRGVLSHHMVIKKGKIANYHPYPPTPWNASVRDVYGTPGPYEDAVQNTPIFEENPPDNFKGIDIMRAVRSFDPCLPCGVHMYLGDGKTIKTVHNPAMMQQTLAT from the coding sequence ATGACAACGATTTCCAAGCACCGCGCGTCGGCCAATCAGCCGGGTTCGGACGGCCTGACCGAGATGGCGTGGGACCCGATCACCCGCATCGTCGGCAGCCTCGGGATCTACACGAAGATCGATTTCAAGCAGAAGACGGTCGCCGAGTGCTACAGCACCTCGTCGATCTTCCGCGGGTACAGCCTGTTCATGAAGGGCAAGGACCCGCGCGACGCACACTTCATCACCAGCCGCATCTGCGGCATCTGCGGCGACAACCACGCAACCTGTTCGGTCTACAACCAGAACATGGCCTACGGCGTGCACCCGCCCGCGCTGGGCGAATGGATCATCAACCTCGGCGAGGCCGCCGAGTACATGTTCGACCACAACATCTTCCAGGAGAACCTGGTCGGAGTCGACTACTGCGAGCGGATGGTCCGCGAGACCAACCCCGGGGTGCTGGAGCTGGCCAACCGCACCGAGTCGCCTCACGCGGCCGACCACGGTTACAAGTTCATCGGCGACATCATGCGGGCGTTGAACCCGCTGGAGGGCGATTTCTACCGCGAAGCCCTGCAGGTCTCCCGGTACACCCGCGAGATGTTCTGCCTGATGGAAGGCCGCCACGTCCACCCGTCCACGCTGTACCCGGGCGGTGTCGGCACCACGCCGACCATCCAACTGATGACCGACTACCTGACCCGGTTGATGCGCTACATCGAGTTCATGAAGCGCGTGGTGCCGCTGCACGACGACCTGTTCGACTTCTTCTACCAGGCACTTCCCGGCTACGAGCAGGTCGGCCTGCGCCGCACGCAGTTGGTCTGCTGGGGCGCCTTGAACGACCCGCGCCACTGCGACTTCAAGTACGAGAACATGACCAACTGGGGCCGCAAGGCGTTCGTCAGTCCAGGCGTCGTGGTCGACGGCAAGCTGATCACCAACGACCTGGTGAACATCAACCTGGGCATCCGCATCCTGCTCGGCAGTTCGTACTACCAGAGCTGGGAGAGCGAGCCGATGTTCGTCGAGCGCGACGTGCTCGGCAACCCCGTCGACCGCAACCACCCGTGGAACCAGTCGACGATCCCGCGCCCGCAGAAGCGCGACTTCGACGACAAGTACAGCTGGGTCATGTCGCCGCGCTGGTTCGACGGGACCGATCACCTGGCCTGCGACACCGGCGGCGGTCCGATCGCCCGGCTGTGGGCGACCGCTCTCGGCGGTCTGGTCGACTGCGGTTATGTCAAGTCCACCGGGCACAGCGTCGTGATCAACCTGCCCAAGACCATGAACAAGCCCGAGGCAACGTTCGAGTGGAAGATCCCGCAGTGGAGCAACGCGCTGGAGCGCAATCGGGCGCGCACCTACTTCCAGGCGTACGCGGCAGGGTGCGCGATGTACTTCATCGAGCAGGCACTGGCGGAGGTGCGCGCCGGTAACACCAAGACGTGGAACTCGTTCACGGTTCCCGACGAGGCGTTCAGCTGCGGGTTCACCGAGGCCGTCCGCGGCGTGCTGAGCCACCACATGGTGATCAAGAAGGGCAAGATCGCCAACTACCACCCGTACCCGCCCACGCCGTGGAACGCCAGCGTGCGCGACGTCTACGGGACTCCAGGTCCTTACGAGGACGCGGTGCAGAACACCCCGATCTTCGAGGAGAACCCACCGGACAACTTCAAGGGCATCGACATCATGCGAGCGGTTCGCAGCTTCGACCCGTGCCTGCCTTGCGGCGTGCACATGTACCTGGGCGACGGCAAGACCATCAAGACCGTCCACAACCCGGCGATGATGCAGCAGACGCTGGCAACCTGA
- a CDS encoding NifU family protein: MGSQAEEIGERVESLLAQLARQGGKRAAATAEELIGLLVDYYGSGLANVVEIVVAADPALLLTLAQDPLVESQLILHGLHPVEVDVRIEQALDKVRPYLGSHAGGVAYLGIDGAGVAHLRLDGSCHGCPSSTVTVRMTIEEAVLKAAPEVAGIEVEGQSTPPERLLQIGRGPGLEAALPGPRWRAVPTAELPTVGRFGAVRLDQAQLLICRLGESLYAYADTCATCGSVLSAVGSGLSGDLLQCGSCAARYDLRLAGKAQDGTGRHLAPFPLLDDDAGVRVALTAEIGV; encoded by the coding sequence ATGGGCAGTCAGGCCGAGGAGATCGGCGAGCGGGTCGAGTCGCTGTTGGCTCAACTCGCTCGCCAGGGCGGGAAGCGCGCCGCGGCGACAGCCGAAGAGCTGATCGGCCTGCTGGTCGACTACTACGGATCGGGACTTGCCAACGTCGTCGAGATTGTCGTGGCGGCCGACCCGGCATTGCTGCTCACGTTGGCGCAGGATCCGTTGGTCGAGAGCCAGTTGATCCTGCACGGGCTGCACCCCGTCGAGGTCGACGTCCGGATCGAGCAGGCGCTGGACAAGGTGCGGCCCTATCTCGGCTCGCACGCCGGCGGCGTCGCCTACCTGGGCATCGACGGTGCCGGGGTGGCCCACCTGCGCTTGGACGGCAGCTGCCACGGATGTCCGTCCTCGACGGTCACCGTGCGGATGACGATCGAGGAGGCCGTGCTCAAAGCGGCCCCCGAGGTAGCCGGCATCGAGGTCGAGGGCCAGTCGACGCCACCGGAGCGGCTGCTCCAGATCGGGCGTGGCCCGGGCCTGGAGGCAGCGCTTCCCGGCCCGCGCTGGCGGGCGGTGCCGACGGCCGAGCTGCCTACGGTCGGACGCTTCGGCGCGGTGCGCCTGGACCAGGCGCAGTTGTTGATCTGCCGGTTGGGCGAGAGCCTCTACGCCTACGCCGACACCTGTGCCACGTGCGGATCGGTGCTGAGTGCTGTCGGGTCCGGATTGAGCGGCGACTTGTTGCAGTGCGGTTCGTGCGCCGCTCGCTACGACCTCCGACTGGCGGGCAAGGCCCAGGACGGCACCGGCCGACACCTCGCGCCGTTCCCCTTGCTCGACGACGACGCCGGGGTCCGGGTGGCACTGACCGCGGAGATCGGAGTCTGA
- a CDS encoding DUF5947 family protein encodes MSNAPGLHRFVARRTTSLPVRFAERAPRPLGEFCEMCGLDVSDEHSHVVDIDSRRLLCTCRPCALLFTATGASRGHYRAVPERYLTDPQLHLSAEHWEQLQVPVAIAFFFHNSVVDRIVAHYPSPAGATESLLDLSAWEAVWADNLLVAAMLPDIEALVVRRDRAGRHECYLIPIDACYELVGKVRMHWSGFDGGAEVKADLDAFFDRVRDRAQVVTAEDIETAGTRG; translated from the coding sequence ATGAGCAACGCACCCGGCCTGCACCGGTTCGTGGCGCGGAGGACGACTTCCCTACCGGTCCGGTTCGCTGAACGCGCACCGCGGCCGCTCGGTGAGTTCTGCGAGATGTGCGGCCTCGACGTGTCCGACGAGCACTCCCACGTGGTCGACATCGACAGCAGGCGCCTGCTGTGCACGTGCCGACCGTGTGCCCTGCTGTTCACCGCCACGGGCGCCAGCCGTGGCCACTACCGGGCAGTGCCCGAGCGATATCTGACTGACCCTCAGTTGCACCTGTCCGCCGAACACTGGGAACAGTTGCAGGTACCGGTCGCGATCGCCTTCTTCTTCCACAACTCGGTGGTGGACCGAATCGTCGCGCACTACCCGAGCCCGGCAGGTGCCACCGAGTCGCTGTTGGACCTCTCCGCCTGGGAGGCCGTCTGGGCCGACAACCTGCTGGTCGCCGCGATGCTCCCCGACATCGAGGCGTTGGTGGTGCGGCGCGATCGGGCAGGCCGGCACGAGTGCTACCTGATACCGATCGACGCCTGCTACGAACTCGTCGGCAAGGTGCGGATGCACTGGAGCGGCTTCGACGGCGGCGCTGAGGTCAAAGCCGACCTCGACGCCTTCTTCGACCGCGTCCGCGACCGGGCGCAGGTCGTGACGGCCGAGGACATCGAGACGGCGGGAACCCGTGGCTGA
- a CDS encoding DUF6084 family protein → MADLSFQCLGVAADIYAAGPTLNIRLRVTERSGAKVHAIALRAQLRIEPQKRRYSPTEAANLGDLFGATTRWADTLRPLQFATVPAMVPGFSDSCDFDLPVPCTYDLEIAATTYFHALDEGDIPLMLLFSGTVFTKGETGFSVAPVSWQAEAPCLVPIGVWREMMDRFFPNCGWIRLSRDTLQTLGAFKNRRAIPTWEQAITTLLDEVAGIDELPGPDQVPGLAGTPDRTEARETA, encoded by the coding sequence GTGGCTGACCTGTCCTTCCAGTGCCTGGGCGTGGCTGCCGACATCTACGCGGCCGGTCCCACGTTGAACATCCGCCTGCGGGTCACCGAACGGAGCGGGGCGAAGGTTCACGCCATCGCGCTACGGGCTCAGTTGCGGATCGAACCGCAGAAGCGCCGGTACAGCCCTACCGAGGCCGCGAACCTCGGCGATCTGTTCGGCGCCACCACCCGATGGGCCGACACACTGCGTCCGTTGCAGTTCGCCACCGTGCCCGCGATGGTCCCCGGGTTCAGCGACTCGTGCGACTTCGATCTCCCGGTGCCGTGCACCTACGACCTGGAGATCGCGGCCACCACCTACTTCCACGCCCTCGACGAAGGCGACATCCCGCTGATGCTGCTGTTCAGCGGGACGGTGTTCACCAAGGGCGAGACGGGCTTCAGCGTGGCCCCGGTCTCCTGGCAGGCGGAGGCGCCATGCCTGGTCCCGATCGGCGTCTGGCGCGAGATGATGGACCGGTTCTTCCCGAACTGCGGATGGATCCGGCTGTCCCGCGACACCCTGCAGACCTTGGGCGCATTCAAGAACCGCCGGGCGATCCCCACGTGGGAACAGGCGATCACCACACTGCTCGACGAGGTGGCCGGGATCGATGAGCTGCCGGGACCTGATCAGGTTCCGGGGCTCGCCGGGACGCCGGACCGCACCGAAGCGCGAGAAACCGCATGA
- a CDS encoding hydrogenase maturation protease has translation MKALIAGVGNIFLTDDGFGPEVLRQFSGSELPPEFTAVDFGIRGLHLTYELLEGYDVLVIVDAAPRGEAPGTVTLVEVDPAGVGAPEDGPLLDAHGMEPVAILRTLGSLGGRVDRIYVLACEPAVTAEGMGLTPVVAAAVPESVAALRGLVERLAAETRPNVGRTTVEEVST, from the coding sequence ATGAAGGCCCTGATCGCGGGTGTCGGCAACATTTTCCTGACCGACGACGGATTCGGCCCCGAGGTACTGCGGCAGTTCAGCGGTTCGGAACTACCGCCGGAGTTCACGGCTGTCGACTTCGGCATCCGTGGCCTGCACCTGACCTACGAATTGCTCGAGGGCTACGACGTTCTCGTGATCGTCGACGCCGCACCCCGCGGTGAGGCCCCGGGGACCGTCACCCTGGTGGAGGTGGACCCGGCCGGCGTCGGAGCTCCGGAGGACGGCCCACTGCTGGACGCGCACGGGATGGAACCAGTCGCGATCCTGCGCACGCTCGGCTCGTTGGGCGGCCGGGTGGACCGGATTTACGTGCTGGCCTGCGAACCGGCGGTCACCGCCGAAGGTATGGGCCTGACCCCAGTGGTGGCCGCCGCGGTGCCGGAATCGGTGGCTGCCCTGCGCGGTCTCGTCGAGCGCCTGGCCGCCGAGACGCGGCCGAATGTCGGAAGAACAACTGTCGAGGAGGTGTCAACGTGA
- the hypF gene encoding carbamoyltransferase HypF: MRGLVQGVGFRPFVYASARELGLSGSVANGPDGVTIEVEGSPPALARFTERIRSDAPPLAAVTEVTVSQIPCSGGTGFTIAASQGGPARTLVSPDIATCDDCLAELRDPADRRYRHAFISCTNCGPRFTVIVDLPYDRPATTMADLPLCATCAGEYADPADRRFHAQTVACRDCGPQLRLHRPGAPDVSGDAALAATRELLAGGAIVAVKGLGGYHLACAADDETAVAGLRKRKDRGDKPFAVMVRDVPTAVALAVLGPVERELLSDPRRPVVLLRRRATDLVAASVAPQHPDLGVMLPYTPVHHLLFGLPGDPPGPRALVMTSGNLAGEPIVIDDGAALDRLAGIAEAWLSHDRPIHVPCDDSVVRLAAGVQLPVRRSRGYAPMPIALPVPVRPTLAVGGDLKNTFAVGDGRFAWLSAHVGDMDDLATQQAFEAATEHLATLTGVRPELLVCDAHPGYRSTAWARRHAGDREVRKVAHHHAHIASAMAENGHDGTTRVLGFAFDGTGYGADCAVWGGEVLVADYAGYERAAHLAYVPLPGGDAGVRNPCRMALSHLRAAGVDWDPRLPCVAACDPVERNLMARQLETGVACAPTSSMGRLFDAMSSLAGVCHRVAYEAEAAMRFEELAAAALPEAGAPYRFGIETGVPRQLRAAPVVAAAAADVLAGTPAEVIAARFHLAVADLVTRTAVALRAAGAPDTVALSGGVFLNALLTTLCVRSLADAGFRVLRHSRVPPSDAGLALGQLVVAARTPP; the protein is encoded by the coding sequence GTGCGGGGCCTGGTGCAAGGCGTCGGGTTCCGGCCGTTCGTCTATGCCTCAGCGCGAGAACTCGGGCTGTCCGGATCGGTTGCCAACGGCCCGGACGGAGTGACGATAGAGGTGGAGGGCAGCCCGCCCGCGCTGGCCAGGTTCACCGAGCGGATCCGCTCGGATGCTCCCCCGCTCGCGGCGGTGACCGAGGTGACGGTCAGTCAGATCCCCTGCAGTGGCGGCACCGGGTTCACGATCGCCGCTTCCCAGGGCGGGCCGGCGCGCACTCTCGTCTCCCCCGACATCGCCACCTGTGACGACTGTCTGGCCGAACTTCGCGACCCGGCCGACCGTCGGTACCGACACGCGTTCATCAGCTGCACGAACTGCGGCCCGCGGTTCACCGTGATCGTCGACCTGCCCTACGACCGGCCGGCCACCACGATGGCCGACCTCCCGCTGTGCGCGACCTGCGCCGGCGAGTACGCCGACCCGGCCGACCGCCGGTTCCACGCGCAGACCGTGGCCTGCCGCGACTGCGGACCGCAACTTCGGCTGCACCGACCGGGCGCACCTGACGTGTCCGGCGACGCCGCGTTGGCCGCGACGCGGGAATTGCTGGCCGGCGGGGCGATCGTCGCCGTGAAAGGTCTCGGCGGATACCACCTGGCCTGCGCCGCGGACGACGAGACTGCCGTGGCCGGCCTGCGCAAACGGAAGGACCGCGGCGACAAGCCGTTCGCGGTGATGGTCCGGGACGTCCCCACCGCCGTTGCACTGGCCGTGTTGGGTCCCGTCGAGAGGGAGCTTCTCTCCGACCCGCGCCGCCCGGTTGTGCTGCTGCGCCGCCGGGCGACGGACCTGGTCGCAGCGAGCGTCGCGCCGCAGCATCCCGACCTCGGCGTCATGCTGCCTTACACCCCGGTGCACCATCTGTTGTTCGGCCTGCCCGGTGACCCGCCCGGTCCCCGGGCGCTGGTGATGACCAGCGGCAACCTCGCCGGTGAACCGATCGTCATCGACGACGGCGCCGCCCTCGACCGACTGGCCGGAATCGCCGAGGCCTGGCTGAGCCACGACCGCCCGATCCATGTGCCGTGCGACGACTCGGTGGTCCGCCTCGCGGCCGGCGTCCAACTACCGGTGCGCCGCTCCCGCGGCTACGCGCCGATGCCGATCGCGCTGCCGGTCCCGGTCCGCCCGACCCTGGCCGTCGGCGGCGATCTGAAGAACACGTTCGCGGTCGGCGACGGGCGCTTCGCCTGGCTGTCCGCACACGTCGGCGACATGGACGACCTGGCGACCCAGCAGGCGTTCGAGGCGGCCACCGAGCACCTCGCCACCTTGACCGGCGTCCGACCGGAACTGCTCGTCTGCGACGCCCATCCCGGCTACCGGAGCACCGCCTGGGCGCGGCGGCACGCGGGCGACCGCGAAGTACGAAAGGTGGCGCACCACCACGCGCACATCGCCTCAGCGATGGCCGAGAACGGGCACGACGGCACCACGCGGGTGCTCGGGTTCGCCTTCGACGGCACGGGCTACGGCGCCGACTGCGCGGTGTGGGGTGGCGAGGTGCTGGTCGCGGACTACGCGGGCTACGAACGCGCCGCGCACCTGGCCTACGTGCCGCTGCCGGGCGGGGACGCCGGGGTGCGCAACCCGTGCCGAATGGCGCTGTCGCACCTGCGCGCGGCGGGGGTGGACTGGGATCCGCGGCTGCCCTGCGTTGCCGCGTGCGACCCGGTCGAGCGCAACCTGATGGCCCGTCAGTTGGAGACCGGGGTGGCGTGCGCGCCGACCTCAAGCATGGGGCGGTTGTTCGACGCGATGTCCTCGCTGGCCGGGGTCTGCCACCGGGTGGCCTACGAGGCCGAGGCCGCGATGCGGTTCGAGGAACTGGCCGCCGCGGCCCTGCCCGAGGCCGGGGCCCCCTACCGGTTCGGGATCGAGACCGGTGTACCACGGCAACTGAGGGCGGCACCGGTGGTGGCCGCCGCCGCCGCGGACGTGCTGGCCGGGACCCCGGCCGAGGTGATCGCGGCCCGGTTCCACCTCGCCGTCGCCGATCTGGTGACGCGTACCGCCGTCGCCCTGCGTGCCGCCGGCGCCCCGGACACCGTCGCGCTGTCGGGCGGTGTGTTCCTGAACGCCTTGCTCACCACGCTGTGCGTGCGGTCGTTGGCCGACGCCGGCTTCCGTGTGCTGCGCCACAGCCGAGTGCCACCCAGCGACGCTGGTCTCGCGCTCGGCCAACTGGTGGTGGCCGCCCGGACCCCGCCTTGA
- a CDS encoding HypC/HybG/HupF family hydrogenase formation chaperone has product MCLAVPGKVTRIWEAADGRMAEVNFGGVLKEVCLEFVPDLEIGEYTIVHVGFALQRLDETSALETLALFQRMGELEAEFGDAWARAAAEASGEERSNR; this is encoded by the coding sequence ATGTGCCTGGCAGTCCCGGGAAAGGTCACCCGGATCTGGGAAGCGGCCGACGGCCGGATGGCGGAGGTCAACTTCGGCGGCGTCCTCAAGGAGGTCTGCCTGGAGTTCGTCCCGGACCTCGAGATCGGCGAGTACACGATCGTGCACGTCGGCTTCGCACTGCAGCGCCTCGACGAAACGTCCGCGTTGGAGACGCTCGCGCTGTTCCAACGGATGGGTGAACTGGAGGCCGAGTTCGGTGACGCCTGGGCGCGCGCCGCGGCCGAGGCAAGCGGCGAGGAGAGGAGCAACCGATGA
- the hypD gene encoding hydrogenase formation protein HypD yields MRYLEEFHDPELARNLVDDIHATATRQWSIMEVCGGQTHSIIRHGIDQLISDQVDLVHGPGCPVCVTPLELIDKALEIASRPGVIFCSFGDMLRVPGTDRDLFRVKSEGADVRVVYSPLDALRLAAENPDREVVFFGIGFETTAPPNAMTVYQAARRGIRNFTMLVSHVLVPPAIEAIMSAPNCRVQAFLAAGHVCSVMGTEQYPPLVERFGMPIVVTGFEPLDILEGIRRAVRQLESGEARLENAYERAVPSTGNPTARALLEEVFEVTDRGWRGIGTIPASGWRLAPRYREFDAEHRFDVTGISVTESALCRSGEVLQGFIKPHECAAFGKECTPRNPLGATMVSSEGACAAYYLYRRLTPQREVSGVG; encoded by the coding sequence ATGAGGTACCTCGAGGAGTTCCACGACCCGGAGCTGGCCCGGAACCTGGTCGACGACATCCACGCGACCGCTACTCGACAATGGTCGATCATGGAGGTCTGCGGCGGGCAGACCCACTCGATAATCCGCCACGGCATCGACCAGCTGATCTCCGATCAGGTCGACTTGGTCCACGGCCCGGGCTGTCCCGTCTGCGTCACCCCGTTGGAGCTGATCGACAAGGCCCTGGAGATCGCTTCCCGCCCCGGCGTCATCTTCTGCTCGTTCGGCGACATGCTGCGGGTACCCGGGACCGACCGGGACCTGTTCCGGGTCAAGAGCGAGGGCGCTGACGTCCGGGTGGTGTACTCCCCGCTGGACGCGCTGCGACTCGCCGCCGAGAACCCCGACCGCGAGGTCGTGTTCTTCGGGATCGGCTTCGAGACCACCGCGCCACCGAACGCGATGACGGTGTACCAGGCTGCGCGGCGCGGTATCCGCAACTTCACCATGCTGGTCTCGCACGTGCTGGTCCCGCCTGCCATCGAGGCGATCATGTCCGCGCCGAACTGCCGGGTGCAGGCGTTCCTGGCCGCCGGCCACGTCTGCAGCGTGATGGGCACCGAGCAGTACCCGCCGCTGGTCGAGCGGTTCGGGATGCCGATCGTGGTCACCGGCTTCGAACCGTTGGACATCCTGGAAGGGATCCGACGGGCCGTTCGACAGCTCGAGAGCGGCGAGGCAAGACTCGAGAACGCGTATGAACGCGCGGTCCCGTCGACCGGGAACCCGACCGCCAGGGCGCTGCTGGAGGAGGTCTTCGAGGTCACCGACCGCGGCTGGCGAGGCATCGGCACGATCCCGGCCAGTGGGTGGCGTCTGGCCCCCCGCTACCGCGAGTTCGACGCCGAGCACCGGTTCGACGTCACCGGCATCTCCGTGACCGAGTCGGCGCTGTGCCGCAGCGGCGAGGTGCTGCAGGGCTTCATCAAGCCGCACGAGTGTGCCGCGTTCGGCAAGGAGTGCACCCCGCGCAACCCTCTGGGCGCGACGATGGTCTCCAGCGAGGGCGCCTGCGCCGCCTACTACCTGTACCGGCGCCTGACTCCGCAGCGGGAGGTGAGCGGCGTTGGCTGA
- the hypE gene encoding hydrogenase expression/formation protein HypE, protein MAESVLDLSAWTCPLPLRDSPKVVMGHGGGGQLSAELVDHLFVPAFAGDHPVILGDSAVVELGGARLAFSTDTYVVRPLFFPGGSIGELAVNGTVNDLACSGAVPAVLSCGFVLEEGTDLSLVGRIAEAMGAAARAAGVRIVTGDTKVVDAGHGDGVYVNTAGIGLVPDGIDIRPDRAALGDVVIVSGPIGQHGVAIMSVREGLEFGSQIVSDTAPLAGLVAAMLAAEPDVHVLRDPTRGGLATTLNEIATASRVGIRLEERAIPVPSEVANACALLGLDPMYVANEGKLVAFVPAASAEAVLAAMREHPAGHGATVIGECVADHPGIVVARTTFGATRVVDMPLGEQLPRIC, encoded by the coding sequence TTGGCTGAGTCCGTCCTCGACCTGTCGGCCTGGACCTGCCCGCTGCCGCTGCGCGACAGCCCGAAGGTCGTGATGGGCCACGGCGGCGGTGGGCAGCTGTCCGCCGAACTGGTCGACCACCTCTTCGTGCCGGCCTTCGCCGGCGACCACCCCGTGATCCTGGGCGACTCGGCGGTGGTCGAGTTGGGCGGGGCCCGGCTGGCATTCTCGACCGACACCTACGTGGTCCGCCCGCTGTTCTTCCCCGGCGGCTCGATCGGCGAGCTCGCGGTCAACGGCACGGTCAACGACCTGGCCTGCAGCGGCGCCGTGCCGGCGGTCCTGTCCTGCGGTTTCGTGCTCGAGGAGGGAACCGACCTGAGCCTGGTCGGCCGCATCGCCGAGGCGATGGGTGCGGCGGCCCGGGCCGCCGGGGTCCGGATCGTGACCGGCGACACGAAAGTCGTCGACGCCGGTCACGGCGACGGCGTCTACGTGAACACCGCCGGCATCGGCCTGGTGCCGGACGGGATCGACATCCGTCCGGACCGGGCGGCTCTCGGTGACGTGGTCATCGTCAGCGGCCCGATCGGCCAGCACGGCGTGGCGATCATGAGCGTGCGTGAGGGCCTGGAGTTCGGCAGCCAGATCGTCAGCGACACCGCCCCGCTGGCCGGGTTGGTCGCGGCGATGCTAGCCGCCGAGCCCGACGTCCACGTTCTGCGCGACCCGACCCGAGGCGGGCTGGCCACCACGCTGAACGAGATCGCGACCGCCTCCCGGGTGGGCATCCGCCTGGAGGAACGAGCGATCCCGGTGCCATCGGAGGTCGCCAACGCCTGCGCGTTGCTCGGCCTCGACCCGATGTACGTGGCCAACGAGGGAAAGCTGGTGGCGTTCGTCCCGGCCGCCTCGGCCGAGGCGGTGCTGGCCGCGATGCGCGAGCACCCGGCCGGCCACGGTGCGACGGTGATCGGCGAGTGCGTCGCGGATCACCCGGGAATTGTGGTGGCCCGCACGACATTCGGCGCGACCCGCGTGGTCGACATGCCGCTCGGCGAGCAGTTGCCACGCATCTGCTGA